One window from the genome of Thermaerobacter marianensis DSM 12885 encodes:
- a CDS encoding DUF503 domain-containing protein encodes MAAFVGLCRVTLAVPGSTSLKDKRRVLRSILDRLRQRYALAVAEVGSQDAWQRADIAFACVSSEAGRCEAILAECVRWLETRSDIELLEVDTEIL; translated from the coding sequence ATGGCGGCCTTCGTCGGACTCTGCCGGGTCACCCTGGCGGTGCCCGGCAGCACCTCCCTGAAGGACAAGCGGCGGGTGTTGCGCAGCATCCTCGACCGGCTGCGCCAGCGGTATGCCCTGGCCGTGGCGGAAGTAGGGTCGCAGGATGCCTGGCAGCGGGCGGACATCGCCTTCGCCTGCGTCAGCAGCGAGGCAGGGCGCTGTGAGGCGATCCTGGCCGAGTGCGTCCGCTGGCTGGAGACCCGGTCCGACATCGAGCTGCTGGAGGTCGACACCGAGATCCTTTGA
- the infB gene encoding translation initiation factor IF-2, with translation MRGQAPGGGAAAAAAGTADGAAGARPGQGPADGGPRSPQAGTGGRPAQGPAAPRGGQGPAPAGRGGAAAPAGPGSPAAGSGSGRDDRRDERRGDRAAGRPGRPGEGRPGEARAGEGRPGGPAGRPAGARPDGRGGAGAGRPGGAGAPRPAGGAGARPGAPRAGAGPRPGGGRPGGGPRPGGGRPGGGFAPPRAAGRPGGAGRPGAGRPGAGSGRRGGKRKEYERDEREFLDEDEGKIFGGRKEERRRRRAQEDATREIRHGSRVGGEVTLTGAVTVGAFAELLGLTPAQVIQTLIGMGVMAAINQEIDASVAAQVAEKFGFTVKIQEPEPELAKKVAATEDDPARLKPRWPVVTVLGHVDHGKTSLLDRIRKTRVTAQEAGGITQHIGASVVEVDDKKIVFLDTPGHEAFTALRARGAQVTDIAVLVVAADDGVMPQTVEAINHARAAGVPIVVAITKVDKPEANPDRVRQQLVEFNLVPEEWGGDTVMVEVSAHTGQGIQELLEMILLVAELQELKANPDRPAMGTVIEAKLDRGRGPVATVLVQTGTLRVGDAFVCGTTYGRVRALFDDRGRQVEEAGPSTPVEVLGASEVPEAGDRLEVVADEREAREIAERRREERRQEEMRAARGLTLEQFSQQAAGEAGERELRLVLKADVQGSLDALVPALERLSTDEVYVRVLHTGLGAISESDVMLAAASRAIVAGFNVRPDANARRAAEKEHVEIRTYRVIYELLDDVKAALQGLLKPEIREVVLGQAEVRATFKVPGVGTVAGCYVTDGKIARNARVRVIRDGTVIYEGRIASLKRFQDDVREVAQGYECGVGIERFNDIKEGDVLEVFQEQEVARAL, from the coding sequence GTGCGGGGGCAGGCGCCGGGGGGCGGCGCCGCGGCAGCCGCTGCCGGCACTGCGGATGGCGCCGCCGGCGCGCGGCCCGGTCAGGGGCCGGCGGATGGCGGGCCTCGCAGCCCTCAGGCGGGAACCGGCGGGCGGCCCGCCCAGGGGCCTGCTGCCCCGCGGGGCGGCCAGGGCCCGGCACCGGCGGGTCGCGGTGGCGCGGCGGCGCCGGCGGGCCCGGGTTCCCCGGCGGCGGGCAGCGGGTCCGGGCGGGACGACCGGCGTGATGAGCGCCGGGGCGACCGGGCCGCGGGCCGGCCCGGTCGCCCCGGCGAGGGCCGCCCGGGGGAGGCCCGGGCCGGCGAAGGCCGGCCCGGCGGGCCTGCCGGCCGTCCGGCCGGCGCCCGGCCGGACGGCCGGGGTGGCGCGGGCGCGGGCCGGCCGGGCGGGGCCGGGGCGCCCCGCCCGGCCGGCGGCGCGGGGGCCCGCCCCGGCGCGCCCCGCGCCGGGGCGGGCCCGAGGCCGGGTGGCGGCCGCCCGGGGGGCGGGCCGCGGCCCGGCGGCGGGCGGCCTGGCGGCGGCTTTGCCCCGCCGCGGGCAGCAGGCCGTCCCGGCGGGGCGGGGCGGCCCGGTGCCGGCCGGCCCGGTGCCGGATCCGGCCGCCGCGGCGGCAAGCGCAAGGAATACGAACGCGACGAGCGCGAGTTCCTCGACGAAGACGAGGGCAAGATCTTCGGTGGCCGGAAGGAGGAGCGGCGCCGGCGCCGGGCCCAGGAGGACGCCACCCGGGAGATCCGCCACGGCTCGCGGGTGGGCGGTGAGGTCACCCTCACCGGCGCCGTCACCGTGGGCGCCTTCGCCGAGCTGCTGGGTCTGACCCCCGCCCAGGTCATCCAGACCCTGATCGGCATGGGGGTCATGGCCGCCATCAACCAGGAGATCGACGCGTCGGTGGCCGCCCAGGTGGCGGAGAAGTTCGGCTTCACCGTCAAGATCCAGGAGCCCGAGCCCGAGCTGGCCAAGAAGGTGGCGGCGACGGAGGACGACCCGGCCCGGCTGAAGCCGCGCTGGCCGGTGGTCACCGTCTTGGGCCACGTCGACCACGGCAAGACGTCGCTGCTGGACCGGATCCGCAAGACGCGGGTCACCGCCCAGGAGGCGGGCGGCATCACCCAGCACATCGGTGCCTCGGTGGTCGAGGTGGATGACAAGAAGATCGTCTTCCTCGACACGCCGGGCCACGAGGCCTTCACCGCCCTGCGCGCCCGCGGCGCCCAGGTGACGGACATCGCCGTGCTGGTGGTGGCGGCCGACGACGGCGTCATGCCGCAGACGGTGGAGGCCATCAACCACGCCCGGGCGGCGGGCGTGCCCATCGTGGTGGCCATCACCAAGGTCGACAAGCCGGAGGCCAACCCGGACCGGGTGCGCCAGCAGCTGGTGGAGTTCAACCTGGTGCCCGAGGAGTGGGGCGGCGACACCGTGATGGTCGAGGTATCGGCCCACACCGGCCAGGGCATCCAGGAGCTCCTCGAGATGATCCTGCTGGTGGCGGAGCTGCAGGAGCTCAAGGCGAACCCCGACCGGCCGGCCATGGGCACGGTCATCGAGGCCAAGCTGGACCGCGGCCGCGGTCCGGTGGCCACCGTGCTGGTCCAGACCGGCACCCTGCGGGTGGGCGACGCCTTCGTCTGCGGGACCACCTACGGCCGCGTCCGCGCCCTGTTCGACGACCGCGGCCGGCAGGTGGAGGAGGCCGGCCCCTCCACGCCCGTGGAGGTGCTGGGGGCCTCGGAGGTGCCGGAGGCCGGCGACCGGCTGGAAGTGGTGGCCGACGAGCGGGAGGCGCGGGAGATCGCCGAGCGGCGCCGGGAAGAGCGGCGCCAGGAGGAGATGCGGGCGGCCCGCGGCCTGACCCTGGAGCAGTTCTCCCAGCAGGCCGCCGGCGAGGCGGGCGAGCGGGAGCTGCGGCTGGTGCTCAAGGCCGACGTGCAGGGCTCGCTGGATGCCCTGGTGCCGGCCCTGGAGCGCCTCTCCACCGACGAGGTCTACGTGCGGGTGCTGCACACGGGCCTCGGCGCCATCAGCGAGTCCGACGTCATGCTGGCCGCGGCCTCCCGGGCCATCGTGGCGGGCTTCAACGTGCGGCCCGATGCCAACGCCCGCCGGGCGGCGGAAAAGGAGCACGTGGAGATCCGGACCTACCGGGTGATCTACGAGCTGCTGGACGACGTCAAGGCGGCGCTGCAGGGACTGCTCAAGCCCGAGATCCGCGAGGTGGTGCTGGGCCAGGCCGAGGTGCGCGCCACCTTCAAGGTGCCGGGCGTGGGCACGGTGGCCGGCTGCTACGTCACCGACGGCAAGATCGCCCGCAACGCCCGGGTCCGGGTCATCCGCGACGGGACCGTCATCTACGAGGGGCGCATCGCCTCCCTCAAGCGGTTCCAGGACGACGTCCGCGAGGTGGCCCAGGGGTACGAGTGCGGCGTCGGCATCGAGCGGTTCAACGACATCAAGGAAGGCGACGTGCTGGAGGTCTTCCAGGAGCAGGAGGTGGCCCGGGCCCTCTGA
- a CDS encoding ribosomal L7Ae/L30e/S12e/Gadd45 family protein translates to MPVAAKGDPRGLLGLARKAGRLAAGDHAARHALQDGRAALVVVAEDAGAACRRRFAHLTAREAVPMVVWGRKAELGVLTGRPQCAVLAVTDKGLAAALRERLSAGAGGTGAESGGEPFVTQHSHL, encoded by the coding sequence ATGCCGGTGGCGGCGAAAGGTGACCCCAGGGGGCTGCTGGGTCTGGCCCGCAAGGCCGGACGGCTGGCCGCCGGCGATCACGCGGCGCGGCACGCCCTGCAGGACGGCCGGGCGGCCCTGGTGGTGGTGGCGGAAGACGCCGGTGCCGCCTGCCGGCGGCGGTTCGCCCACCTGACGGCCCGGGAGGCGGTGCCGATGGTGGTCTGGGGCCGCAAGGCCGAGCTGGGCGTGCTGACGGGGCGTCCCCAGTGCGCGGTGCTGGCGGTGACGGACAAGGGACTGGCGGCTGCCCTGCGGGAGCGACTTTCCGCCGGGGCCGGAGGAACGGGCGCAGAATCGGGGGGTGAGCCGTTTGTCACGCAGCATTCGCATCTATGA
- the rnpM gene encoding RNase P modulator RnpM — MPRHVPQRTCIGCRTTRPKRELLRVVRTPEGEVLFDPTGRKAGRGAYLCPDPQCLDRALRARELGRALKTELDGETVEALRRQLAALVMGADAGGGER; from the coding sequence GTGCCGCGACACGTTCCCCAGCGCACCTGCATCGGTTGCCGGACGACCCGGCCCAAGCGGGAGCTCTTGCGGGTCGTCCGGACGCCCGAAGGCGAGGTGCTGTTCGATCCCACGGGCCGCAAGGCGGGGCGCGGCGCGTACCTGTGCCCCGACCCCCAGTGCCTGGACCGGGCCCTGCGGGCGCGGGAGCTGGGACGGGCGCTGAAGACGGAGCTGGACGGCGAGACGGTGGAGGCACTGCGGCGCCAGCTGGCGGCGCTGGTGATGGGGGCGGATGCCGGTGGCGGCGAAAGGTGA